The genomic interval CCGTTTTGACACCTACCACTTTGTTGCCTTCGCGGATCACATCGGTCACGACCGTTTCATAAACCGGAATGGCGCCCGCTTCAACCGCTTTATTGGCGAACCATTGGTCAAACTTCACTCTTAAGCCCGTAAAGCAGTTCGGCGGCTCTTTAAACGCCTCGTTGCGATGTCCGAACGTAACGACGGATTGTTTGCCCATCATCCAAATGCGTTGTTCAACGATGTATCGTTCAACCGGGGCGTTTCTTTCTTTCCAAAACTCCGGAACAAGTTCCTCAATTTGCTTGCGGTATAAAACGCCGCCAAACAAATTTTTCGCTCCCGGAAATTCGCCGCGCTCCAGCAATACGACGCTTAAGCCCGCTCGAGCCATTGTCAGGGCGGCGGCGGTTCCGGCCGGACCCGCACCGACTACGATGGCATCAAATTTTTCATTCATGGACCAACGCCCCTCTCCGTTTTTTCACTTCCGCGGTTATCGCCGGGACGATCTTGAACAAATCCCCGACGATGCCATAATGGGCAAATTGGAAGATTGGCGCATCGGGGTCTTTATTGATGGCGACAATGCATTCCGAATTGCTCATGCCGACCGTATGCTGCACCGCGCCCGAGATCCCGATGGCAAAATACAGCTTGGGCCGCACCGTATGCCCGGTTTGCCCGACCTGATGGTCATGATTGATCCACCCGGCGTCTACCGCCGCACGCGACGCGCCTACTTTGCCGCCGAGCGCATCCGCCAATTCTTTCAGCATCTGAAACGGCTCCGGCCCGCCAAGACCGCGGCCGCCAGCCACAATCACTTCCGCTTCTTCCAGATTGACCTTGCCTGAATCGCCGATAAAATCGATTACCCTGGCGGCAATCTCCGCTTCTTTCATCGGGTTGTCAATTCTGATGATTTCCGCCCGGCGGCTCGTATCGCGCGGCAGAGCCTGGAATACGCCGGCGCGCGCGGTCGCCATCTGCGGACGATACTGTTTGCACAAAATTGTCGCCATCATCTTCTCTGAAAAGGCCGGACGGCTCGCCAGCAACAGCCGTGAAGGCGGCGCTTCCACATCAAGGGCCGTTGTGTCAGCCGTCAATCCGGTCGGCAAATGCGTGGCGATGGCCCCGGCCAGATCGCGTCCGGTTCCAGT from Bacilli bacterium carries:
- a CDS encoding electron transfer flavoprotein subunit alpha/FixB family protein, which codes for MSEEAKAKVDEMPDWSAYRGVLIVVEQRAGVAKSVSWQLLGEGRKLADKLETDLLALVMGDGVGHLAEEAAYYGADKVYLCDAPELREYRTRPYSRVCLKLIEEAKPEIVLFGATGTGRDLAGAIATHLPTGLTADTTALDVEAPPSRLLLASRPAFSEKMMATILCKQYRPQMATARAGVFQALPRDTSRRAEIIRIDNPMKEAEIAARVIDFIGDSGKVNLEEAEVIVAGGRGLGGPEPFQMLKELADALGGKVGASRAAVDAGWINHDHQVGQTGHTVRPKLYFAIGISGAVQHTVGMSNSECIVAINKDPDAPIFQFAHYGIVGDLFKIVPAITAEVKKRRGALVHE